A window of Acinetobacter sp. TR3 contains these coding sequences:
- the parE gene encoding DNA topoisomerase IV subunit B — protein sequence MTQYTAQSLEVLSGLDPVRRRPGMYTDTSRPNHLAQEVIDNAVDEALAGHANQICVTVYEDGSLSVEDNGRGMPVDIHPEYGQSGIEIILTKLHAGGKFSTDNYQFSGGLHGVGISVVNALSTRVEVAVQRQGNLYQMAFEQGEPVAPLSVLEGKVAKRATGTTVRFWPEAKYFDSPKFALKALKHNLKAKAVLAAGLKIIYDDKINNEKIEWQFENGLVDYLMDELEGREILPDPAFVSSGQAERAACEFAICWNVEGGEQIQESYVNLIPTAQGGTHVNGLRSGVTEALREFCELRNLLPRNMKLSAEDVWDGVNFILSLKFQEPQFSGQTKERLSSREASNIVLNIAKDAFALWLNQHAEIATQLAEMAIAKAGRRLKAAKKVERKKIVSGPALPGKLADCVGLTREDSELFIVEGDSAGGSAKQARDKNFQAIMPIRGKILNTWEVSSDEVLASQEVHDIAIAIGVDPGSDDLSELRYGKICILADADSDGLHIATLLCALFVKHFPTLVEDGHLFVAMPPLYRIDIGKDVYYALDDSELESILKKVKGNKNPQITRFKGLGEMNASQLRETTMDPNTRRLVQLDLDDAHFTAGLLDKLLAKKRSSDRKHWLEQKGNLADIIV from the coding sequence GTGACACAATACACGGCACAATCCCTTGAAGTTCTTTCAGGTTTAGATCCTGTTCGTCGTCGTCCCGGTATGTATACCGATACCTCACGTCCAAACCATTTGGCGCAAGAGGTGATTGACAATGCGGTGGATGAAGCACTTGCAGGACATGCCAATCAAATTTGTGTCACCGTATATGAAGATGGTTCATTGTCAGTCGAAGATAATGGACGAGGTATGCCAGTCGATATTCATCCTGAATATGGACAAAGTGGTATTGAAATTATTTTGACCAAATTACATGCAGGCGGAAAATTTAGTACCGATAATTATCAATTTTCTGGTGGTTTACATGGTGTTGGTATTTCTGTCGTGAATGCCTTATCAACACGTGTTGAGGTTGCGGTACAACGCCAAGGTAACTTGTATCAAATGGCATTTGAACAAGGCGAACCTGTTGCACCATTATCGGTGTTAGAAGGTAAAGTTGCGAAACGTGCGACAGGAACAACCGTTCGGTTCTGGCCAGAAGCAAAATATTTTGATAGTCCAAAATTTGCCCTAAAAGCATTGAAGCATAATTTAAAAGCTAAAGCCGTTTTAGCGGCGGGCTTAAAAATTATTTATGACGATAAAATTAATAATGAAAAAATTGAATGGCAGTTTGAAAATGGTTTAGTCGACTATTTAATGGATGAACTTGAGGGTCGAGAGATTCTACCTGATCCTGCTTTTGTCAGTAGTGGACAAGCAGAGCGAGCAGCTTGTGAATTTGCGATCTGTTGGAATGTTGAGGGTGGTGAACAAATACAAGAAAGTTACGTCAATTTGATTCCAACCGCACAAGGGGGAACCCATGTCAATGGATTGCGTTCAGGGGTCACGGAGGCGTTACGAGAGTTCTGTGAGTTACGTAATTTATTACCACGTAATATGAAACTCTCTGCGGAAGATGTTTGGGATGGGGTCAATTTCATTCTATCGCTGAAATTCCAAGAACCTCAATTTTCTGGTCAAACCAAAGAGCGTTTATCGAGTCGTGAAGCCTCCAATATTGTGTTGAATATTGCCAAAGATGCCTTTGCTTTATGGTTAAACCAACATGCTGAGATTGCAACGCAGTTAGCTGAAATGGCAATTGCTAAAGCTGGGCGTCGCTTAAAAGCAGCGAAAAAAGTGGAGCGTAAAAAGATCGTCTCTGGTCCTGCGTTACCCGGAAAACTGGCTGATTGTGTGGGTTTAACGCGTGAAGACAGTGAATTATTTATTGTCGAAGGAGACTCTGCGGGTGGAAGTGCTAAACAAGCTCGTGACAAGAATTTCCAAGCGATTATGCCGATTCGTGGAAAAATTCTAAATACGTGGGAAGTATCTTCGGATGAGGTGCTCGCTTCTCAAGAGGTTCATGATATTGCGATTGCCATAGGGGTTGATCCGGGTAGCGATGATCTATCTGAATTACGTTATGGCAAAATCTGTATTCTTGCCGACGCAGACTCGGATGGTCTACATATCGCGACATTACTCTGTGCGTTGTTTGTGAAGCATTTCCCGACTTTAGTTGAAGACGGTCATTTGTTTGTCGCAATGCCACCACTGTATCGTATTGATATTGGTAAAGATGTTTATTATGCGTTAGATGATAGTGAACTCGAAAGCATTTTGAAAAAAGTGAAAGGTAATAAAAATCCGCAAATCACTCGATTTAAAGGATTGGGTGAGATGAATGCCAGTCAATTGCGTGAAACCACGATGGATCCCAATACCCGCCGTTTAGTCCAACTCGATTTGGATGATGCACATTTTACCGCAGGATTATTAGATAAATTGCTTGCCAAAAAACGTTCGAGTGATCGTAAGCATTGGTTAGAACAGAAAGGTAATTTGGCGGATATTATCGTCTGA
- a CDS encoding YqiA/YcfP family alpha/beta fold hydrolase: MQIIYLHGFQSSPMSKKGQQLEQYCTNVEHTDVHLPDLNKPPEHVLRDVSKLIESLPLDQVALVGSSLGGFYATYFVAKYGCPAVLINPAMQPWQLFEDLFGIEQIPLKVTDSWTLDADQLQQLQSIADTKLKHADKILVLLQRGDEVLDYRQAQRYYNAAQPSALILTDADGDHAMDDFEEKLPFVLRFLSTAL; this comes from the coding sequence ATGCAAATTATTTATTTACATGGCTTTCAAAGCAGCCCCATGTCAAAAAAGGGGCAACAATTAGAACAATATTGCACGAATGTTGAGCATACTGATGTGCATTTACCTGATTTGAATAAGCCGCCTGAACACGTTTTAAGAGATGTTTCTAAGCTGATTGAAAGTTTACCACTCGATCAAGTTGCATTGGTTGGAAGTAGCTTAGGGGGATTCTATGCGACATATTTTGTCGCAAAATATGGATGCCCTGCTGTACTGATTAATCCTGCTATGCAACCATGGCAGTTATTCGAAGATTTATTCGGGATTGAACAAATCCCGCTCAAAGTCACTGATTCATGGACACTCGATGCCGACCAATTGCAGCAATTACAATCAATTGCTGACACGAAGTTAAAGCATGCTGATAAAATTCTTGTACTGTTGCAACGAGGTGACGAAGTCTTGGATTATCGTCAAGCACAACGTTATTATAATGCAGCACAGCCATCGGCATTGATTTTAACCGACGCTGATGGTGATCATGCAATGGATGATTTTGAAGAAAAATTACCTTTCGTACTCCGATTTTTATCGACAGCCCTCTAA
- a CDS encoding PGAP1-like alpha/beta domain-containing protein — MPSLTPLHETYCKWDSTPPSQADVLEGFAQVVSTSLSGVHELVQLVQTEVLRTTLGLSAQKAKKLQKLPQLQKFYQFSYDTLQKYGSSFLAPSLRHIIEKFPVLHDKPLTPTLHFVVGALNGIFGDFFLKQHNPMALPMVLYDHYGSLQQGELTGRIVILTHGLCMNHLSWSNSRYGGIGERLLAQRDNNTMLYLNYNTGRRISANGRSFANVLEDLVQRNPRITSIDLIGHSMGGLVSRSALFYGKQNLYQWVHMVENLVCIGSPHHGAVLERFGFILQDKLGAFPFISLIGQLVNIRSNGILDLRHGSVRDDDWEHNDARIGFADDNRKPAPLPSHINTFLIAGTLEFEKLRNKALSVIGDYLVSVKSALGEHQNPRFQLKLPETHKAVFYGLNHFEIQYHSSVAEQITRWLYPDVDEVVEEGIQTHLINVPNNYTFDDLDGIVET; from the coding sequence ATGCCAAGTTTAACGCCTCTGCATGAAACCTACTGCAAATGGGACAGTACACCCCCTAGTCAGGCAGATGTCTTGGAAGGTTTTGCACAAGTTGTGAGCACAAGCTTAAGTGGTGTTCACGAATTGGTGCAATTAGTGCAAACAGAAGTGTTACGGACAACACTTGGTTTAAGCGCACAAAAAGCTAAAAAATTACAGAAACTTCCACAGTTGCAAAAATTTTATCAATTTTCTTATGACACATTACAGAAGTACGGTAGCAGTTTTCTTGCACCAAGTTTACGTCATATTATTGAAAAATTCCCGGTGCTGCATGATAAGCCCCTGACACCAACACTTCATTTTGTGGTGGGTGCATTAAATGGCATTTTTGGAGACTTTTTCTTAAAACAACACAACCCAATGGCTTTACCTATGGTGCTTTATGATCATTATGGATCATTACAACAAGGTGAATTAACTGGTCGTATTGTCATTCTTACACATGGTCTGTGTATGAATCATCTCAGCTGGTCAAATAGTCGTTATGGTGGAATTGGTGAACGTTTGCTTGCGCAACGGGACAACAACACCATGTTATATCTGAACTACAATACAGGGCGTCGTATTTCTGCAAATGGTCGAAGCTTTGCAAATGTACTTGAAGATTTAGTGCAACGAAATCCAAGAATCACCAGCATTGATTTAATCGGACATAGTATGGGTGGCTTGGTTTCTCGTAGCGCCCTATTTTATGGCAAACAAAATCTCTACCAATGGGTGCACATGGTTGAGAATTTAGTTTGTATTGGTTCGCCACATCATGGTGCAGTGCTAGAACGCTTTGGTTTTATTTTGCAAGATAAATTGGGCGCATTCCCTTTTATTAGCTTAATTGGTCAACTGGTCAACATTCGTAGTAATGGTATTTTAGATTTGCGTCATGGCAGTGTTCGAGATGATGATTGGGAACATAATGATGCACGTATTGGCTTTGCGGATGACAATCGTAAACCTGCACCATTGCCCTCACATATCAATACCTTCTTAATTGCAGGTACTTTAGAATTTGAGAAATTGCGTAATAAAGCACTCTCTGTCATTGGCGATTATTTGGTCAGTGTAAAAAGTGCGCTAGGTGAACATCAAAATCCACGCTTCCAACTTAAATTACCAGAAACTCATAAAGCCGTATTCTATGGTTTAAACCATTTTGAAATTCAATACCATTCGAGTGTTGCTGAACAGATTACGCGTTGGTTATATCCCGATGTTGACGAAGTCGTTGAGGAAGGTATCCAAACACATTTAATCAACGTTCCGAATAATTATACTTTTGACGATTTAGATGGCATCGTAGAAACCTGA
- a CDS encoding disulfide bond formation protein B, whose amino-acid sequence MRWTYRLVSALLVLTSIIGISFALYLEHVQGLEPCPLCIFQRIGLIGMGLIALVAFIHNPISNGFKRFYALLATLSIGWSVGVASRHVWLQHLPPDKVPSCGPGLDYLVDALPMKAVFQEVLSGSGECAAIDWTFLGQSLPVWSLLYFSLILLVCLWQLFRHYSAAK is encoded by the coding sequence ATGCGATGGACTTACCGCTTAGTTAGTGCATTACTGGTACTAACGAGTATTATTGGTATCTCGTTTGCGTTGTATTTAGAACATGTGCAAGGTTTAGAGCCTTGCCCACTGTGTATTTTCCAACGTATTGGCTTAATTGGAATGGGATTGATTGCCTTAGTCGCATTTATTCATAATCCGATTTCAAATGGTTTTAAACGTTTTTATGCACTATTAGCAACCTTATCCATTGGTTGGTCAGTTGGCGTGGCATCTCGTCATGTTTGGCTACAACATTTACCACCTGATAAGGTGCCAAGTTGTGGTCCAGGCTTAGACTATTTAGTTGATGCATTGCCAATGAAAGCGGTATTTCAAGAAGTGCTTTCAGGTTCAGGCGAATGTGCAGCAATTGATTGGACTTTCTTAGGACAATCTCTACCAGTATGGTCCTTGCTGTATTTCAGTTTGATCTTATTGGTATGTTTATGGCAGTTGTTTAGACATTATAGTGCCGCTAAATAA
- the gshA gene encoding glutamate--cysteine ligase: MNQPSILSSFVIPTWVDASLLKGMLRGIERESLRMQSNGFLSQKNHPDALGSALTHPHITTDYSEALMEFITTPKTTIAAALDELRDIHSVVHQQLEQGERLWPLSMPCMLDDNEENIRLAQYGTSNIGRFKTLYRHGLGVRYGRRMQTISGVHYNLSFPDQLFAVLQQHETKPELKQLSLQDYRSHRYFGLIRNFIRLIPLVMYMLGASPSVCRCFLTGREHHLQPLVKGTLYLPEATALRMGRLGYQNSAQKELGIHYNDLHDYLDGLQKAVHTPYPEFTDLGLNDEQGEPIQINDHVLQIENEYYSLVRPKQVPQAGETPSQALKNRGVGYVELRAVDVNPYSAIGIDEISAGFLESLALYCLLNDSPDLFAEEQEQIDHNQTEVVNRGRAVDAKIIEGETIVSLHDWAQRHLNAIQDCAILLDQMDGSQLYCEAIQVMQQRLDHVENTLSAHVIKDTLDHGGTWNFGSVMAQQHVNRYEQHQLGAEREQYFAELAQTSLQKQAQLEQDNDISFEQYLAQYR; this comes from the coding sequence ATGAATCAACCCAGCATACTTTCTTCCTTTGTGATACCGACTTGGGTAGATGCTTCGCTATTAAAAGGAATGTTACGCGGTATTGAACGCGAAAGTTTACGTATGCAAAGCAATGGATTTTTATCACAAAAAAATCATCCAGATGCTTTGGGTTCTGCACTGACACATCCGCATATCACGACAGATTATTCAGAAGCATTGATGGAGTTTATTACCACACCGAAAACAACCATCGCAGCTGCATTAGATGAATTAAGAGATATCCATAGCGTAGTGCATCAGCAGCTAGAACAAGGCGAAAGACTTTGGCCACTTTCTATGCCGTGTATGTTGGACGACAACGAAGAGAATATCCGATTAGCACAGTACGGCACTTCTAATATTGGCCGCTTTAAAACCTTATATCGTCATGGTTTAGGTGTACGTTATGGTCGCCGTATGCAAACCATTTCGGGTGTGCATTACAATTTATCTTTTCCTGATCAATTGTTTGCAGTATTGCAACAACATGAAACCAAGCCAGAATTAAAACAACTCAGTTTGCAGGATTATCGTAGCCATCGTTATTTCGGTTTGATTCGAAACTTTATTCGTTTGATCCCTTTAGTGATGTATATGTTGGGTGCTAGCCCATCGGTTTGTCGTTGCTTTTTAACAGGGCGCGAGCATCACTTGCAGCCGTTGGTTAAAGGAACATTATATTTACCAGAAGCGACTGCGTTGCGGATGGGGCGTTTGGGCTATCAAAACTCAGCACAAAAAGAATTGGGCATTCATTACAACGATCTACACGATTATCTCGATGGATTACAAAAAGCGGTACATACCCCTTATCCTGAATTTACCGATTTAGGTTTAAATGATGAACAGGGTGAGCCGATTCAAATCAATGATCACGTGCTCCAAATCGAAAATGAATACTACAGTCTCGTTCGTCCGAAGCAAGTGCCACAAGCGGGTGAAACCCCATCACAAGCATTGAAAAATCGTGGTGTGGGCTATGTGGAATTACGTGCAGTCGATGTCAATCCCTATAGTGCGATTGGAATTGATGAAATTTCAGCGGGTTTTCTTGAAAGTTTAGCGTTGTATTGTTTATTAAATGACAGTCCTGATTTGTTTGCAGAAGAACAAGAGCAAATTGATCATAATCAAACTGAAGTGGTTAATCGTGGACGTGCAGTAGATGCTAAAATTATAGAAGGTGAAACAATAGTTTCACTTCATGATTGGGCACAGCGTCATTTAAATGCGATTCAAGACTGCGCTATTTTGTTAGATCAAATGGATGGTTCACAATTATATTGTGAGGCAATCCAAGTGATGCAGCAGCGTTTAGATCATGTTGAAAATACACTTTCCGCGCATGTGATTAAAGATACTTTGGATCATGGTGGGACATGGAACTTTGGGAGTGTCATGGCTCAACAACATGTCAATCGTTATGAGCAACATCAGTTGGGTGCAGAAAGAGAACAATATTTTGCAGAATTAGCGCAAACATCGTTGCAAAAACAGGCGCAACTTGAACAAGATAACGACATCAGCTTCGAACAATATCTTGCACAATACCGTTAA
- a CDS encoding DUF924 family protein, producing the protein MQAQDIINFWFDPEHRSLWFAKSDEFDAKIRDQFQIIHHQAIQAELWSWRHTPEGRLAEIIVLDQFSRNLYRDQAQAFAYDNMALILAQEAISLQLDAQLSPEQRAFLYMPFMHSESKLIHEFALKLFQRLGNEINLNFEKKHKVIIDRFGRYPHRNALLGRVSTPEELAFLTEPNSSF; encoded by the coding sequence ATGCAAGCGCAGGACATTATTAATTTCTGGTTTGACCCTGAGCATCGCTCGCTTTGGTTTGCCAAAAGTGATGAATTTGATGCAAAAATTCGCGACCAATTTCAAATAATTCACCATCAAGCGATCCAAGCTGAACTTTGGTCTTGGCGACACACACCAGAAGGTCGTTTAGCTGAGATCATTGTGCTAGATCAATTTTCTCGCAATCTATATCGAGACCAAGCGCAAGCCTTTGCCTATGACAATATGGCGTTGATACTGGCTCAAGAAGCGATTAGCTTACAACTCGATGCTCAACTTAGCCCTGAACAACGTGCATTTTTGTATATGCCATTTATGCATAGTGAATCTAAGCTGATACATGAGTTTGCTTTAAAACTGTTCCAACGCTTGGGCAACGAAATTAACTTAAATTTCGAGAAAAAACATAAAGTCATTATCGACCGTTTTGGACGCTACCCACATCGCAATGCGCTATTAGGGCGCGTCTCAACCCCCGAAGAACTAGCATTTTTAACAGAACCGAATAGCAGCTTTTAA
- a CDS encoding CC0125/CC1285 family lipoprotein, whose translation MKALLIYTPLLVALTFTGCATVPSKPKTFDQLGQFTAYPLNNKTYRIGFQADNNLSYGTAEEITLLKAAQTTIKNGFRYFTVVDDPSNARHKTQRQAVIYSTPSYYPYGYYRRHPAFWPDPFYDMPQVVNLDPIQVSYTIECFQTQQQSPDAFDAQLILQSLGQKYGLSPTGDVLQPPAPPQNKK comes from the coding sequence ATGAAAGCTTTATTGATCTACACGCCCCTCCTTGTTGCATTGACATTCACAGGCTGTGCAACCGTTCCATCTAAACCCAAAACCTTCGATCAACTGGGTCAATTCACCGCTTATCCATTAAATAACAAAACTTACCGCATTGGTTTCCAAGCAGATAATAATTTGAGTTATGGTACAGCAGAGGAAATTACTTTACTCAAAGCTGCACAAACCACGATAAAAAATGGTTTCCGTTATTTTACCGTGGTCGATGACCCAAGTAACGCACGACATAAAACGCAACGCCAAGCCGTGATTTACTCCACCCCATCGTATTACCCATATGGCTACTATCGTCGTCACCCTGCCTTTTGGCCCGATCCATTCTATGATATGCCACAAGTGGTCAATCTTGATCCAATCCAAGTGTCGTATACTATCGAGTGTTTTCAGACTCAGCAGCAATCACCTGATGCTTTTGATGCGCAACTCATTTTGCAATCATTAGGGCAAAAATACGGATTGAGTCCAACAGGAGACGTGTTGCAGCCCCCTGCGCCACCTCAAAACAAAAAGTAA
- a CDS encoding DUF445 domain-containing protein, giving the protein MNSVEEIHVPSLQRSKYFATMALIIAVVAWIALMVVAHFLPEYKWIIHILMLGAEAGVVGGLADWYAVTVLFRNPFGKMPLPKLLRDHTEIIPRNKARIAESMGRFVQENFLSPQIVERSLKNADLSLAVGQWLAKPQNNQQVVQMIQHTVPKIFEFVSQDQIAHFVQNNSVQWVRSTKINKLASEMLRAVLENDFHQDVLQRGLDLAHEWMVSHPEEARDLSRKLFQELGVWKLAKGASWIGIDVQQRTIDSLIEKVESMLANPEHPWRQDIEATTHALMLQLADTDSDASQRLNSGKDALLDSPQVLNFISGAVAILCDAIKTDLMQEDSGIATNLQVAIQQLGESLIQNEKVRQVLNEKMVGLATNFSEQYSDKIIRYISERIHEWDSREMIAKIESEVGGDLHMIRVNGVIVGAFIGLALGVIRAVVENVL; this is encoded by the coding sequence ATGAATTCAGTCGAAGAAATTCACGTACCGAGCCTGCAAAGAAGTAAGTACTTCGCCACAATGGCATTGATTATTGCTGTGGTGGCATGGATTGCATTAATGGTCGTGGCACATTTTCTACCTGAATATAAATGGATCATCCACATCTTGATGCTCGGTGCAGAAGCAGGTGTAGTTGGTGGGCTGGCTGATTGGTACGCTGTCACTGTACTCTTTCGCAACCCTTTTGGGAAAATGCCTTTACCAAAACTATTGCGTGACCACACCGAAATTATTCCACGGAATAAAGCTCGTATTGCAGAATCAATGGGGCGTTTTGTACAAGAAAACTTTTTATCTCCTCAAATTGTTGAACGCAGTTTAAAAAATGCCGACCTCAGTTTGGCCGTCGGTCAATGGCTAGCCAAGCCTCAAAATAACCAACAAGTCGTACAGATGATTCAACATACTGTACCGAAAATTTTTGAATTTGTGAGCCAAGATCAAATTGCCCACTTTGTGCAAAACAATAGTGTGCAATGGGTGCGCAGTACCAAAATCAATAAACTCGCCAGTGAAATGTTACGTGCTGTTTTAGAAAATGATTTCCATCAAGACGTATTACAACGTGGTCTTGATCTGGCGCATGAGTGGATGGTCTCTCATCCTGAAGAGGCACGAGATCTATCACGTAAACTGTTCCAAGAATTAGGTGTTTGGAAGCTTGCTAAAGGTGCAAGTTGGATTGGGATTGATGTGCAACAACGGACGATTGACTCACTGATTGAAAAAGTTGAATCAATGTTAGCCAATCCTGAACATCCATGGCGACAAGACATTGAAGCAACCACGCATGCACTGATGTTACAACTGGCAGATACAGACAGTGATGCCAGTCAACGTTTAAATAGTGGAAAAGATGCGCTGCTCGATAGCCCACAAGTGCTGAACTTTATCAGTGGTGCAGTGGCGATTTTATGCGATGCGATTAAAACTGATTTAATGCAAGAAGATTCAGGCATTGCCACCAACTTACAAGTCGCGATTCAACAATTGGGTGAAAGCTTGATTCAAAATGAAAAAGTGCGCCAAGTCTTGAATGAGAAAATGGTCGGCTTAGCAACCAATTTCAGTGAGCAATACAGTGATAAGATTATTCGCTATATCAGTGAACGCATTCATGAATGGGATTCGCGTGAAATGATTGCCAAAATCGAAAGTGAGGTGGGTGGTGATTTGCATATGATCCGTGTCAATGGCGTCATCGTGGGTGCGTTTATTGGTTTAGCCCTCGGTGTGATTCGTGCGGTTGTTGAAAATGTTTTGTAA
- a CDS encoding methionine aminotransferase, whose product MLQLQSKLPSQGVTIFSVMTELAQRLNALNLSQGFPDFPAPPALLEALSQATLSGYNQYPAGDGVLALREQLAKQFLQRDLLQLDPVTEITITPGATIAIFCAIQACIHADDEVIIFDPSYDSYAPAVQLAGGKSVHIHLEAPTFQVNWQKVKDCINAKTRMIIVNTPHNPTGAIWSEQDWHQLIELIQDKNIVVLSDEVYEHLVFDGQKHYSALQFPELRERSYVIGSFGKSYHVTGWKTGYCVAAPHLMHLFRQIYQFANFCGTTPCQVALAHYMQQHPEHVQELPHFYQAKRDLFNTQIQNSRFQFIPSQGTYFQNLDYSAIRPDLNDVEMCQFLAEQHKIVAIPISVFYQQAPESLRLIRFCFAKTDQTLQRAGAILAEC is encoded by the coding sequence ATGTTGCAGCTTCAGTCAAAACTCCCAAGCCAAGGTGTTACTATTTTTAGCGTGATGACTGAACTCGCACAACGACTGAATGCACTGAATCTATCACAAGGCTTTCCCGATTTTCCTGCTCCGCCTGCACTACTCGAAGCCCTTAGCCAAGCCACGCTTTCAGGTTATAACCAGTACCCTGCGGGTGATGGTGTGTTGGCATTAAGAGAGCAATTGGCAAAGCAGTTTTTGCAGCGAGATCTACTGCAACTCGATCCTGTCACTGAAATTACCATTACCCCTGGCGCAACCATTGCGATTTTTTGTGCCATTCAAGCCTGTATTCATGCAGATGATGAAGTCATTATTTTTGACCCGAGCTATGACAGCTATGCCCCTGCGGTACAACTGGCAGGGGGAAAATCAGTTCATATTCATTTAGAAGCGCCAACATTTCAGGTGAATTGGCAAAAGGTCAAAGATTGTATCAATGCAAAAACTCGCATGATTATCGTCAATACACCACATAACCCAACAGGGGCAATTTGGTCAGAACAAGACTGGCACCAACTGATTGAACTCATTCAAGATAAAAATATTGTGGTGCTGTCAGATGAAGTATACGAACATTTGGTTTTTGACGGGCAAAAGCACTATAGCGCACTACAATTTCCAGAATTACGTGAACGTAGTTATGTGATTGGTTCTTTTGGCAAAAGTTATCATGTTACAGGTTGGAAAACAGGCTATTGTGTTGCTGCTCCGCATTTGATGCATCTGTTCCGTCAGATTTATCAATTTGCCAATTTCTGCGGCACCACACCTTGCCAAGTTGCCTTAGCGCACTATATGCAGCAGCATCCTGAGCACGTTCAGGAACTCCCACATTTTTATCAGGCAAAACGGGATCTTTTTAATACCCAAATCCAAAATTCACGTTTCCAATTTATTCCATCACAAGGCACTTATTTCCAAAATCTCGATTACAGTGCGATTCGCCCTGACTTGAATGATGTGGAAATGTGCCAATTCCTCGCAGAGCAACACAAAATTGTCGCGATTCCTATTTCCGTTTTTTATCAACAAGCCCCCGAGTCACTACGCCTGATTCGATTCTGCTTTGCCAAAACTGATCAGACTTTACAACGTGCAGGAGCAATCCTTGCAGAGTGTTGA